In Oryza brachyantha chromosome 2, ObraRS2, whole genome shotgun sequence, a single window of DNA contains:
- the LOC102719838 gene encoding cation-transporting ATPase HMA5-like, translating to MAHLQLTPLAGAGAGADEMEEVALLGSGGGWEGEGEGEGEEGLRRVQVRVTGMTCSACTGAVEAAVSARRGVAGVAVSLLQSRARVVFDPALAKEEDIIEAIEDAGFEAELLPDSSVSQPKSQSTLSGQFRIGGMTCAACVNSVEGILKKLPGVKRAVVALATSLGEVEYDPSVISKDEIVQAIEDAGFEAAFLQSSEQDKVLLGLTGLHTEIDVDILHDIFNRMEGLRQFSVNLALSEAEIIFDPEVVGLRLIVDTIKMESNGRLKAHVQNPYIRAASNDAQEASKMLRLLRSSLFLSIPVFFMRMVCPRIHFMRSLLLMHCGPFHIGDLLKWILVSIIQFGVGKRFYVAAYRALRHGSTNMDVLVVLGTTASYVYSVCALLYGAFTGFHPPIYFETSAMIITFVLFGKYLELLAKGRTSDAIKKLVELVPATALLLLKDKEGKYAAEKEIDASLIQPGDVLKVLPGSKVPADGIVVWGTSHVDESMVTGESAPISKEISSIVIGGTMNLHGILHIQATKVGSGTVLSQIISLVETAQMSKAPIQKFADYVAGIFVPIVVTLSLVTFIAWFLCGSLGAYPNSWVAETSNCFVFSLMFSISVVVIACPCALGLATPTAVMVATGVGANHGVLVKGGDALERAQNVKYVIFDKTGTLTQGKATVTSTKIFSGIDLGDFLTLVASAEASSEHPLAKAILDYAFHFHFFGKLPSSKEDIKKRKQEIFSQWLLEVADFSALPGKGVQCLINGKKILVGNRTLITENGINIPEEAENFLVDLELNAKTGVLVAYDSKLIGLMGMTDPLKREAVVVVEGLKRMGIYPVMVTGDNWRTARAVAKEVGIEDVRAEVMPAGKADVIRSLQKDGSVVAMVGDGINDSPALAAADVGMAIGAGTDIAIEAADYVLVRNNLEDVITAIDLSRKTFSRIRWNYFFAMAYNIIAIPVAAGALFPFTGLQMPPWLAGACMAFSSVSVVCSSLWLRRYRKPRLTTLLQITIE from the exons ATGGCCCACCTCCAGCTcacgccgctcgccggcgccggcgccggcgccgacgagatGGAGGAGGTCGCGCtgctcggcagcggcggcggctgggagggggagggggagggggaaggggaggaggggttGCGGCGGGTGCAGGTGCGGGTCACGGGCATGACGTGCTCCGCCTGCACCGGCGCCGTGGAGGCCGCCGTctcggcgcggcggggcgTGGCCGGGGTCGCCGTCTCGCTGCTGCAGAGCCGCGCCCGCGTCGTCTTCGACCCCGCGCTCGCCAAG GAAGAAGACATCATAGAAGCAATAGAAGATGCTGGATTTGAGGCAGAACTGCTCCCGGACTCTTCTGTTTCTCAGCCTAAATCACAGAGCACTCTATCTGGTCAATTTAGGATAGGGGGGATGACTTGCGCTGCATGTGTGAATTCTGTTGAGGGTATCTTGAAGAAATTGCCTGGTGTAAAAAGAGCTGTTGTTGCATTAGCGACCTCATTAGGGGAAGTTGAGTACGATCCTTCTGTCATCAGCAAAGACGAAATTGTTCAGGCTATTGAGGATGCTGGTTTTGAAGCTGCATTCTTACAAAGTAGTGAGCAAGACAAGGTTTTACTAGGCTTAACAGGATTGCATACTGAGATAGATGTAGATATACTTCATGATATCTTCAACAGAATGGAAGGCTTGCGTCAGTTCAGTGTAAATTTGGCACTCTCAGAAGctgaaattatatttgatCCAGAAGTTGTTGGTTTGAGATTAATTGTGGATACCATCAAGATGGAAAGCAATGGCAGACTGAAAGCCCATGTACAGAATCCATACATACGCGCTGCTTCAAATGATGCACAGGAGGCCTCCAAAATGCTCCGTCTTCTCCGCTCTAGCTTATTCCTAAGT AttcctgtattttttatgCGCATGGTATGCCCTCGCATACACTTCATGCGTTCACTCCTACTCATGCACTGTGGACCATTTCACATAGGAGACTTGTTGAAGTGGATACTGGTGAGCATAATACAGTTTGGTGTTGGCAAACGATTCTACGTTGCAGCCTATAGGGCTCTGAGACACGGATCTACAAATATGGATGTACTAGTTGTTCTTGGCACCACTGCATCATATGTCTACTCTGTATGTGCGCTTCTTTATGGGGCATTCACGGGATTTCATCCtccaatatattttgagacaagtGCCATGATTATCACATTTGTGCTATTTGGGAAGTACCTTGAGTTGCTTGCTAAAGGCAGAACATCAGATGCTATTAAGAAGCTCGTAGAGCTGGTCCCTGCTACTGCACTTTTGCTTCTAAAAGACAAAG AAGGAAAATATGCCGCGGAGAAGGAGATTGATGCATCCTTAATCCAACCTGGAGATGTCTTGAAAGTGCTCCCAGGTTCCAAGGTACCTGCTGATGGTATTGTTGTTTGGGGTACAAGTCATGTTGATGAGAGTATGGTAACCGGTGAATCTGCACCTATCTCCAAGGAAATATCCAGTATAGTAATTGGAGGCACAATGAACTTACATGGAATCCTCCACATACAAGCAACTAAAGTAGGATCAGGGACAGTCTTGAGCCAGATAATCTCTCTTGTTGAAACTGCTCAGATGTCCAAGGCTCCTATTCAGAAGTTTGCTGATTAT GTGGCTGGTATTTTTGTTCCGATTGTTGTCACCTTGTCCTTGGTTACCTTCATTGCATG GTTTCTGTGCGGATCATTGGGAGCATACCCAAATTCGTGGGTTGCAGAAACAAGCAATTGCTTTGTCTTCTCTCTCATGTTTTCCATCTCTGTTGTGGTGATTGCTTGTCCATGCGCTCTTGGTCTGGCAACACCAACTGCTGTTATGGTAGCAACTGGAGTTGGGGCTAATCATGGGGTACTTGTAAAGGGTGGAGATGCACTGGAGAGGGCTCAGAACgtgaaatatgttatattcGATAAAACCGGGACACTGACACAAGGAAAGGCTACCGTAACATCGACAAAGATATTCTCAGGAATTGATCTTGGAGACTTCCTCACTTTGGTAGCATCTGCAGAG GCAAGCAGTGAACATCCACTTGCAAAAGCTATATTGGATTACGCTTTTCATTTCCATTTCTTTGGTAAACTCCCATCATCAAAAGAGGAcatcaagaaaagaaaacaagagatATTTTCTCAGTGGCTTCTGGAAGTAGCAGACTTTTCTGCCTTGCCTGGCAAAGGGGTTCAATGTTTAATCAATGGAAAGAAAATCTTG GTTGGCAATCGTACGTTGATAACTGAAAATGGAATAAACATTCCTGAAGAAGCTGAAAATTTCTTGGTAGACCTTGAACTGAATGCAAAAACCGGAGTTCTTGTAGCATATGACAGCAAACTCATTGGCTTAATGGGGATGACTGATCCCTTAAAAAGGGAGGCTGTTGTAGTTGTAGAAGGCCTAAAAAGGATGGGCATCTATCCAGTAATGGTTACAGGGGACAACTGGAGGACTGCACGAGCAGTTGCAAAGGAG GTTGGCATTGAGGATGTTAGAGCTGAGGTTATGCCTGCAGGAAAAGCGGACGTCATACGCTCTCTCCAGAAGGATGGGAGTGTTGTCGCAATGGTTGGGGATGGCATCAATGACTCCCCGGCCCTAGCAGCAGCTGATGTTGGAATGGCCATTGGTGCGGGAACCGACATTGCCATTGAGGCAGCGGACTATGTGCTGGTGCGGAACAACCTTGAAGATGTCATCACAGCAATTGACCTTTCAAGGAAGACATTCAGCCGAATCCGATGGAACTACTTCTTCGCCATGGCATACAACATCATCGCTATCCCAGTTGCTGCCGGGGCACTCTTCCCGTTCACCGGTCTCCAAATGCCACCTTGGCTGGCTGGCGCTTGCATGGCATTCTCATCTGTTAGTGTAGTATGTTCCTCTCTGTGGTTGAGGAGATACAGAAAACCAAGGCTCACAACTCTGTTACAAATAACTATAGAGTGA
- the LOC107303634 gene encoding uncharacterized protein LOC107303634 has protein sequence MASRSSSKLTAAAAMVASIFFLLLALLLSTPGSAAHPKKCGELHSPLPLCDGSEGGSGADACIAWCINEGYATGKCFGGDSGCTCLRLCAGDRPANGGRPAGGSMKAATAAP, from the exons ATGGCTtctcgcagcagcagcaagctcacagcagcagcagcaatggtGGCatccatcttcttcctcctcctggcactcctcctctccactcCCGGCA GTGCAGCGCACCCGAAGAAATGCGGCGAGCTGCACAGCCCGCTGCCGCTGTGCGACGGCAGCGAgggcggctccggcgccgacgcctGCATCGCGTGGTGCATCAACGAGGGCTACGCCACCGGGAAGTGCttcggcggcgacagcggctgCACCTGCCTGAGGCTGTGCGCGGGTGATCGTCCGGCGaacggcggccggccggccgggggcAGCatgaaggcggcgacggcggcgccatga
- the LOC107303657 gene encoding defensin NsD7-like — protein sequence MEAKAATIVLLLLLLTLGGEAGSRICHDHSQTFRGICVQPTNCIACCTNEDYTGGYCTTVTRRCMCTKPCGGDSPPDDPPARA from the exons ATGGAGGCCAAGGCTGCAACCATTGTGTTACTCTTGCTCCTCCTCACCCTTG GTGGTGAGGCCGGCAGCAGGATATGCCATGATCATAGCCAAACCTTCAGAGGCATATGCGTCCAGCCCACGAACTGCATCGCTTGCTGCACCAACGAGGATTACACCGGCGGATACTGCACCACCGTCACACGCAGATGCATGTGCACCAAGCCGTGTGGAGGGGACAGCCCGCCTGATGATCCGCCGGCGAGGGCCTGA